One genomic window of Conger conger chromosome 9, fConCon1.1, whole genome shotgun sequence includes the following:
- the si:ch211-80h18.1 gene encoding uncharacterized protein si:ch211-80h18.1: MLSRNILIFSAVVFLAPIFSTAPVEEKELEEAELEVETAEELSEEEEDEDDSKSRDMNMGIGAQKATAAPKGTGSASQHDASLEGGSSNGHRLNGGSSLQTGYHSTSSSTSATGGIQDPSAEVPIGSSMETGFAGGPGVSDPGSQITAPGNGQKLLVNGAQEGPAGPVDHFSIDPHTDLLGMADVFFPDIHAAVSDLGLDPGQSSSSGFHPDAPGGGDISSFGDHSLAPGDTAGFGAQDVQTSFLSDTTSAADVASTESTSSNGNGNGRHRPVIAIDQTVDPHGIDSQLDSTVITGVEAHTIIPQTDVMGEGSLHDAMPHTDITDLGMETVTSSHIPADATVTGDILSSSALGTAGLGEAVMDSGHTNTTELFLGSGLEAGITDSVNLQGEHIETAVPVTGDTLNTMSQAGGVGTVTANPQGVHDGLSQTGITPQGQRAASAAEQYITSGQGPQGTENVELEDTC, from the exons atgtTGTCTCG aaatattttaatattttcagcaGTGGTCTTTTTGGCACCTATATTTTCAACGGCTCCAGTTGAAG agaaagAACTAGAAGAAGCAGAGTTGGAAGTGGAGACTGCAGAGGAGCTTTCTGAAGAGGAAGAAG ATGAGGATGACTCGAAAAGTCGGGATATGAACATGG GAATTGGAGCGCAGAAGGCCACCGCAGCACCGAAAGGCACGG GTTCAGCTAGTCAGCATGATGCTTCGTTGGAAGGCGGTTCATCCAATG GACACAGACTGAATGGGGGAAGTTCCTTACAGACCGGCTATCACT CAACGTCAAGCAGTACTTCAGCCACAGGAGGAATTCAGG ATCCCAGTGCTGAAGTGCCCATAGGGTCGAGTATGGAGACAGGTTTTGcag gTGGTCCAGGTGTGTCTGACCCTGGTTCTCAGATCACGGCTCCAG GAAACGGGCAGAAGCTTCTGGTGAATGGAGCACAAGAAGGTCCTGCAG GTCCAGTGGACCACTTTAGCATTGATCCCCATACAGACTTATTGG GCATGGCAGACGTCTTTTTCCCTGATATCCATGCAGCCGTGTCAG ATCTTGGTCTGGATCCAGGACAGTCCTCCAGTAGCGGTTTCCATCCGGACGCCCCAG GTGGTGGTGACATCAGCAGTTTTGGTGATCACTCACTTGCCCCTGGTGACACAG CAGGTTTTGGGGCTCAGGATGTTCAAACCAGCTTTCTGTCAGACACAACAA GTGCTGCTGATGTAGCCAGTACTGAGTCTACCTCTAGTAACG GAAATGGAAATGGCCGTCATAGACCAGTAATAGCGATAGACCAAACAG TTGACCCTCACGGCATTGATTCTCAGCTTGATTCAACAG TTATAACAGGAGTAGAAGCTCACACCATCATCCCTCAGACAGATGTAATGG GAGAAGGGAGCTTGCATGATGCAATGCCCCACACGGATATTACAG ATCTGGGAATGGAAACTGTGACCAGCTCCCACATACCGGCAGATGCCACTG TTACAGGGGACATACTCAGCTCCAGTGCACTGGGTACTGCAG GACTTGGAGAGGCAGTTATGGACAGTGGGCACACAAACACTACAG AATTGTTCCTTGGGTCTGGACTTGAGGCAGGCATAACGG ATTCGGTCAACCTGCAAGGTGAACACATTGAGACGGCAGTTCCAG TTACAGGGGACACGCTCAACACCATGTCTCAGGCAGGCGGTGTGGGCACGG TTACAGCTAATCCACAGGGAGTCCATGACGGTTTAA GTCAGACAGGAATCACCCCACAAGGCCAGCGTGCTG CTTCCGCAGCTGAACAGTACATCACATCTGGTCAGGGTCCTCAAG